One stretch of Chaetodon auriga isolate fChaAug3 chromosome 18, fChaAug3.hap1, whole genome shotgun sequence DNA includes these proteins:
- the LOC143336166 gene encoding NAD(P)H oxidoreductase RTN4IP1, mitochondrial-like has translation MASVRFLCLFREKAASSTKTLARAGRSVCFSRHVCSSPSRRQSCMSAWVIEQYGTNGVLKYTEDITVPGVKSPTEVMIKVHAASLNPLDVSMRGGYGAKLLKLRRDPLSVADNGSEFPLILGRDVSGVVVECGSEVTHFVPGDEVWAAVPPWKQGSLAEFVTLTEYEVSHKPKLVSHTEAASIPYVANTALSALVNAGGLCKDSSSDKRVLITGGSGGVGTFSIQLLKAWGAHVTVTCSQNAEGLVRGLGADEVVDYTAGDVAQQLETMEKFDVILDNVGGETEQWVVGMLKPWSGAKYVTLVTPLLLSTDSMGLLDGMFHAGFTLQNKVIQNMISSGVFYRWGFYAPDGPALDEVSRLVDDGKILPVVEAQFPFAQVPQAFQKLEEGHARGKTVVRVVEEDDRQSEELVQSSDTESAESQQAVQETAKQN, from the exons ATGGCATCAGTCAGGTTCCTGTGTTTGTTCCGCGAGAAAGCAGCAAGCTCGACCAAAACATTAGCTCGAGCAGGAAGGAGTGTGTGCTTCAGCAGACATGTCTGCAGCTCACCCTCAAGACGGCAGAGCTGCATGTCTGCATGGGTTATTGAACAGTATGGTACCAATGGGGTTTTGAAATATACAGAAGACATCACCGTCCCCGGTGTCAAGTCGCCCACTGAGGTGATGATTAAAGTCCACGCGGCTAGTCTCAACCCTCTTGATGTGTCTATGAGGG GTGGTTATGGAGCTAAATTGCTCAAATTAAGAAGGGATCCACTGTCTGTGGCGGACAATGGCAGTGAGTTTCCTCTGATTCTGGGTCGTGATGTGTCTGGTGTGGTGGTGGAGTGCGGATCTGAGGTTACCCACTTTGTTCCAGGGGATGAG GTGTGGGCCGCTGTTCCCCCATGGAAACAAGGCAGCCTGGCAGAATTTGTGACTCTAACAGAGTACGAG GTTTCCCACAAGCCAAAATTAGTGAGTCACACAGAGGCAGCATCCATCCCCTACGTAGCCAACACCGCTCTGTCTGCGCTCGTCAACGCAGGGGGTCTTTGCAAAGACAGCTCTTCTGATAAAAG GGTTTTGATCACTGGAGGATCCGGAGGTGTTGGAACATTCTCCATTCAG TTACTGAAGGCCTGGGGTGCCCACGTAACAGTTACTTGCTCTCAGAACGCCGAAGGCCTTGTTAGAGGGCTGGGGGCGGATGAGGTGGTGGACTACACAGCGGGAGATGTGGCCCAGCAGCTGGAAACGATGGAAAA GTTTGACGTGATTTTGGACAACGTGGGCGGGGAGACAGAGCAGTGGGTGGTGGGCATGCTGAAGCCCTGGTCTGGGGCAAAGTACGTCACACTGGTTACGCCATTATTGCTCAGCACCGATTCCATGGGCCTGCTGGATGGGATGTTTCACGCTGGATTCACCCTGCAAAACAAGGTCATACAG AACATGATATCTAGTGGAGTCTTCTACCGGTGGGGATTTTATGCTCCAGATGGGCCCGCCCTGGACGAGGTCAGCAGGCTGGTGGATGATGGGAAG ATCCTGCCAGTGGTGGAGGCCCAGTTTCCATTCGCCCAGGTGCCCCAGGCTTTTCAGAAGTTGGAGGAAGGCCACGCCAGAGGGAAGACGGTCGTCAGAGTGGTTGAAGAGGACgacagacagagtgaagagTTGGTGCAGAGCAGTGACACGGAGTCTGCAGAGTCACAGCAAGCAGTGCAAGAAACGGCCAAGCAAAACTAA